The DNA region CAAAGCGGCCCGGCTCGCCCCGCCGCGCTGCTTCTCTTACAATCTCTACAGATCCCCCTCCCCCCCACACAAAGACGTCATGACCCCCACCGAGCCGCAGCCGCGCCAGGTCATTATTCAGGAACGCACCACCATGTTCGGGCGGTTCGGCAAACTGCTGCTGATCGCCCTGGGGATCTGCCTGATGGTGATGGCCGGCATGGCCGCCCAGTACCAGAGCTACTTCGGCGCCGGCGAGGGGCCCGACGAAAAATACCACTCGCTCAGCAAGACGGCCGAGCAGAAGATCGCCATCATCGCCGTCGACGGCTCCATCATGGAGGGAGACGACTTCGTCAAGAAGCAAATCGACCGCGTCCGCGAGGACAAGAGCGTTAAGGGCGTGGTGCTGCGGATCAACTCCCCCGGCGGCACCGTCACCTACAGCGACTACCTCTACCACCACCTGAACGAGCTGCGGGAAGACCGCAAGATCCCCGTCGTGGTGAGCATGGGGAGCCTGTGCGCCAGCGGCGGGTACTACATCGCCATGGCCGCCGCGGCCGGCGACGGCGCCCGCGAAGACGTCATCTTCGCCGAGCCCACCACCTGGACCGGCTCCATCGGCGTCATCATCCCCCACTACGACCTCTCCGGGCTGCTGGGGAGCTGGAAGGTAGAGGACGACTCGGTGGCCAGCGGCCCGCTGAAGCAGATGGGGAGCCCCACCAAGGAGATGACCCCCGAAGAACGCGAGATCCTGCAAACGCTGGTCGACCAGACGTTCAACCGCTTCAAGGAGATCGTCGCCGAGGGCCGCCCCAAGCTGGCCGAAAAGCCCAAGGAGATCGACGAGGCCGCCACCGGCCAGATCTTCACCGCCCAGCAGGCCGAGACCCGCGGGCTGGTCGACCAGATCGGCTTCGTCGAAGACGCCATCGCCCGCACCGCGGAGCTGGCCGGCGTCTCCGCTTCCAATGTCCGCTGCGTGAAGTACGAGCGCAAGCCCGACCCGCTCAGCGCGCTACTAGGCGCCTCGACCCCGTTGCGCAATGCGTCGGGCCCCGCGATCGTGCTCGACACGCGTACGCTGATCGACCTGGCCGCCCCCCGCGCCTGGGCCATCTGCACCTGGGCGCCCGCCATCGCCGCCAGCGGACATTAACCCAACAAGTGCCGCGTGCGCCAGTTGTAGGGTGCGATTCCGCTGCGCTTCATCGCACCCTACCGACCTATGCACCTGCTAGACGACATCAGCGCCGGCCTCGAACAACTGCGCCAGCAGCACGGCCTCCCCGCGTACCGCGCCAAGCAAATCCGCGGCTGGCTGTTCGCACGCCGGGCCGCCGACTGGCAGGCGATGAGCGACCTGCCCCAGGCGCTCCGCGAGAAGCTGGCGGCCGAGACCCCCTTGTGGCGCACCAGCATCCTCAAGCACAACCGCAGCGAAGACGGCACCGAGAAGCTGCTGCTGCAGTTGGAAAAGGGGGGCCAGGTTGAGTGCGTGCTCATCCGCGGCCGCCTGCGCCGCACGTTCTGCATCAGCACCCAGGTGGGCTGCGGCATGGGGTGCGTGTTCTGCGCCAGCGGCATCGGCGGCGTCGACCGGAACCTCTCGACCGGCGAGATCGTTGAGCAAATGCTCCGCCTGCAGCACCTGCTGGAGCCCGACGAGCGCGTCAGCCACATCGTCGTGATGGGGATGGGCGAACCGCTGGCCAACCTGCCGGCCCTGCTCCCCGCGCTGGCCGAGGCAAGCCGCGAGGACGGCCTGGGGATCAGCCCGCGTAGGATCACCGTCAGCACGGTCGGCCTGCCGGCCGGCATCCGCAAGCTGGCCGGGCACGACCCCCACTACCGCCTAGCGGTGTCGCTGCACGCCCCCAACGACGAGCTCCGCAACCAGATCGTGCCGGTAAACGACAAGATCGGCATCCAGGCGATCCTAGAAGCGGCCGACGAGTATTTCGCTGCCTCGCGGAGAAGAATGACCTTCGAGTATGTGCTGCTCGGCGGCCTGAACGACTCCCCCCACCACGCGGCCGAGCTGGCCCGCCTGCTCCGCGGCCGCGAGACCATCCTCAACGTCATCCCCTACAACCCGGTCCCGGGCCTCCCCTACCAAACCCCCACCCCGGCCGCGCAGCAAGCGTTCCGCGAGGTGCTAGAACGCGGCGGCGTGGCGATCCATTTCCGGCAGCGGAAGGGGGACGCGATCAACGCGGCGTGTGGGCAGTTGCGGCGGGATGTAAGCGGCAGCCCGTTGCCCGTGGTCCGTGGTCCGTAGCCACACAGGCGCAACCAGCCTCGGAGGGGCGCCGGCGCATAGCCTGGGGCGCCGGCCCTCCGGGCCTGAGCCAGTCGACGTCTACGACAACCACTCGACGACCCCGACCACCAATGCCGCGAACACGCAGAACCCGATGAAGTACCAGAAGCAGCCATTGGGGCTGTCGGGCAATTCATGCTTGACGGTGGAAAGGCCCTGGATCACGGCGGCTGAAGATTCTCTGGATTAGCTGGTGGATTATCCACGTCAGGGGTAACCCACCGGGGAGGTCGCCGGGAATGGGTTACCGCTGGGTTGGGCCACCGATCCTACAAGCTAGTCTCCCAGGAACAACAGCGCCACTCCGACCGCAGTGATAAACAGAAAGCTAAGCGTCCACTCCGATAGCTCTGCCCGAAACCGACCGCGACGCGACGGCAGCGACCAGGTCAGCAGCAGCGCTGCCAACATCACGCACCACGCGGACACGCAGGCCATGGCGAGCGCGGTGATCCCGATCCCGAAAAGCAAGACGGCAGCAGGATAATCGTTCTCGGCGAACTCCCTCCAGCACCCTGCAACGGTGAGCAGCAACCACAGCGCTATCCCCAGCACAAGGACTGGGCGCGGAACGAACGTCGACGGGCCGTTACCGCGGTCTTCGTGCATGCCTTTGTCCCCACCGAAAATGGGTTGCCGTTGACGCGAACGACCGGTTGTCAAACTGATCAGACCAGCCCCGGAGGGGCGGCGGCGTATAGCCAGGGGCGCCAGCCCCTGGAACGGTTCACCCGAGCGCTACGAAGCCCCGGAGGGGCGACGGCGCGATGATGATCTGACTTGCCGTCGCCCCTCCGGGGCTTTCGATTGGATCTACGCGGCGGGTGGCTGGGGTCGTAGGCGTCAGCCGTAGCCCCCAGCAGCGGCTCGATGGATGTCAGAGTCAGAACGAGCCGCTGCTGGGGGCTCCGCCTAACGGCTTCGACCCCAGCCACCCAACCGCGCGTTGCTCACGGCGAACGCCGTCGGCTCAGTCCTCCGACTCCTCGTCCTCACCTTCTTCCCCCTTCGCTTCCTTCTTCTCCTTCAGCGAATCGACCGACTCCTTGAGCTTGTCGCTCTGCTCCTGCAGCTCACGCACCAGCTTCCGCAGCTCCGACACCTCCTGCGGCGTCAGCGGGGTTTCTTGCTCGATCTTCTCGATCGCCTTCTTGGCGGCGCCGGCGTAGCGGGGGTGTTCGACCCCTGTGAGGGTGTTGAGCGCGGGGATGGCTTGCGGGTCGCGGAGCTCGCCTAGGGCTTCGATCGCGGCGCCGCGGACGGCGGTGGAGG from Pirellulimonas nuda includes:
- the sppA gene encoding signal peptide peptidase SppA, whose translation is MTPTEPQPRQVIIQERTTMFGRFGKLLLIALGICLMVMAGMAAQYQSYFGAGEGPDEKYHSLSKTAEQKIAIIAVDGSIMEGDDFVKKQIDRVREDKSVKGVVLRINSPGGTVTYSDYLYHHLNELREDRKIPVVVSMGSLCASGGYYIAMAAAAGDGAREDVIFAEPTTWTGSIGVIIPHYDLSGLLGSWKVEDDSVASGPLKQMGSPTKEMTPEEREILQTLVDQTFNRFKEIVAEGRPKLAEKPKEIDEAATGQIFTAQQAETRGLVDQIGFVEDAIARTAELAGVSASNVRCVKYERKPDPLSALLGASTPLRNASGPAIVLDTRTLIDLAAPRAWAICTWAPAIAASGH
- the rlmN gene encoding 23S rRNA (adenine(2503)-C(2))-methyltransferase RlmN, producing the protein MHLLDDISAGLEQLRQQHGLPAYRAKQIRGWLFARRAADWQAMSDLPQALREKLAAETPLWRTSILKHNRSEDGTEKLLLQLEKGGQVECVLIRGRLRRTFCISTQVGCGMGCVFCASGIGGVDRNLSTGEIVEQMLRLQHLLEPDERVSHIVVMGMGEPLANLPALLPALAEASREDGLGISPRRITVSTVGLPAGIRKLAGHDPHYRLAVSLHAPNDELRNQIVPVNDKIGIQAILEAADEYFAASRRRMTFEYVLLGGLNDSPHHAAELARLLRGRETILNVIPYNPVPGLPYQTPTPAAQQAFREVLERGGVAIHFRQRKGDAINAACGQLRRDVSGSPLPVVRGP